A single window of Watersipora subatra chromosome 11, tzWatSuba1.1, whole genome shotgun sequence DNA harbors:
- the LOC137407776 gene encoding uncharacterized protein → MDHLKLYGKNKNEIETLIHTVRIFSDDIGMKFGLDKCATIIMIRGQLTGRGNIMLPNETEIHELEDNESYKYLGVMEADDIKQSEMKANIKKEYIHRLMKVLKSNLTAGNLITAINTWAVSLYRYGAGIIQWTKAELQQLDRRTRKLVTMHKGLYPRSDVDRVYVEKDQRARGLLSAEETVNYESQSLKKYTGRQPSRVYKNSE, encoded by the coding sequence atggaCCACCTGAAACTGTATGGGAAGAACAAGAATGAGATTGAGACACTGATACACACAGTGAGAATCTTCAGTGATGACATCGGTATGAAGTTTGGATTAGATAAGTGCGCTACCATCATCATGATAAGAGGGCAATTAACTGGCAGAGGAAATATCATGCTACCAAATGAAACAGAAATCCATGAACTAGAagataatgaaagctacaaatatttagGAGTTATGGAGGCAGATGATATAAAACAATCTGAAATGAAAGCTAATATCAAGAAGGAATACATTCACAGGCTTATGAAAGTGCTGAAATCAAATCTGACTGCTGGAAATCTCATTACCGCTATCAATACATGGGCTGTGTCCTTGTACAGATACGGAGCAGGGATTATTCAGTGGACGAAGGCTGAGTTACAGCAACTGGACAGAAGGACGCGGAAACTGGTGACAATGCATAAAGGTCTTTATCCAAGATCTGATGTAGATAGAGTATATGTTGAAAAGGATCAAAGAGCAAGAGGATTATTGAGTGCTGAGGAAACTGTGAATTACGAAAGTCAAAGTCTGAAAAAATACACAGGAAGGCAGCCCAGTCGAGTTTATAAGAACAGCGAGTAA